gtcattttattgatattttcctgtattttaaaaatgcaggaaaaatgtgtaaaacagtgaaaattctgttcaattacagattttttttacagtgtaggtttgtgatttgtatcgtatctccaggttcttgccgatacacagccctgttcGCCACAGGAGGCCCCTCCCCCAGACTGTGACGAGGACAACAAGGACAAGGGCGACGGACGTTCAGATTCCCGCAGTCTGTCAGGCAGTGAAGGCAGCGCCACGCCCAAAGCCAGCCGCAGACACTTCCTCCAGGCCATGATTGACAGCTCCCCTCAGGTGAGGCGCAGCGTGGCGATGCGCGGTTCCGTTTACCTGTCATCCAAGAGCGATAGCGACTCCGCCTCCGTGGCGTCCTCCAACCCGGACGAGGATGACGACCCCGCCCCCGTCACCTTGGACCCCCTGGAGCACGAGTGGATGTTGTGCGCGTCGGACGGCGAGTGGGCCAGTCTGTCCCGCCTCCTGGCGGCAGAGCCCGCCCTCCTCCTGAAGAAAGACTTTGTGACGGGTTTCACGTGCCTCCACTGGGCGGCCAAGCACGGCAAACCTAAGCTGATCGCGCTGGTGGTCAACTTCGCCAAGCGGCACGGCGTCCCCATCAGCGTGGACGTGCGCTCCAACGCCGGCTACACGCCACTGCACGTGGCCGCCATGCACAACCACACGGAGGTGGTCAAGCTGCTGGTGGGCGCCTACGACGCCAACGTGGAGATCCGGGACTACAGCGGCAAAAAGGCCTGCCAGTACCTGAGCGAGCAGGCCGGCGTGGACATCCGGGACATCGTAGGACAGTACGAGCTCAGCGACGCCCAGAACACGGACCGTCAGGACGGGGGGCGCCGTGAGGCCCAGAGTGCGGACTGTCAGGACGGGGGACGCTGGAGGTTCTCCAGAGTCCTCCAGTCCAACCTGAAGCCCCTCAGACTCCTCAACAACGACGGCGGCGACGAGGCGGACGGGGAGGGTCGTCAGCAGGAGAAACCGCTCCGGAGGAAGTCGTCACTGAGCGGGATGAAGCCCCGCCTCCAAAGGCTCCGCATGAGGACGTCGCAGATCGTACACAGTGTCACGTTTCACGACACAGAAGAGCTGGAGAAGTGTGGGCGGGGCTCCTGGAGGTCCAGACCCAAGACGcatttttttggatgaaatctggaaaaaaaagacgAGGTTAACTTCCTGAGACCGAGGTTattgtcgttaacgaaaactaacaaaaagacgaaaactagaattggaaaaacattttcgttatctgaaataaataaaaagtataaataatagaaaaaaaaactataactaactgaaactgtattgtgtgtttataaaactaactaaaacggataaaaattatggataaaattccctttgtgttcatttttgagtTCGGACTGGAAGACGCCTAAACAACAAATGACGAagagtgacagaccgtgaagtaccaccagctaaaattgctcgagcaaaataaatcgatttcatatcagtccaacattgacaaatTATAAATGCGTAGGTTTTAGTTTcgtttcagtttttttaaaatatcttttatctttctcaccatcatattcaaataaatctcgtACAAgactttctcccagctttagtctccatgtttccaggtagagttcggaCAAGACGACGAGtataaacaacaagtgacgagaagtgtcggaccatgaagtgccgctagctaaaatttgctcgagtgaaataaattgatttcatatcaatgcaacattgacaaagacgaaaacaaatgaaattttatccataatttttatccgttttaattaattttgtaaacacatgtagaagccaataatgtaataaaaaccgataacgtaataacagccaataacataataaatttgccatttttaaaatgtaatagaccaataatgtaatatctggccaacaacataataaaagtcctgaaccgataacgtaataacttttggctaataacgttataacttattatgttattggctcagctattacatttgcaaagaatttatttttttccaggacAATAACGtgataaccagccaataagttataacgttattgaccaaaagttattacgttatcggttcaggacttttattatgtagttggccagatattatgttattggcttattacattttaaaaatggcaaatttattacgtttttggctgttattacattattggcttctacaacacacaatacagtttcagttagttatcattttttcttttaattgtagtttttatttatttcagttaacgaaaatgttttttcaattctagttttcgtcatttcgttaagttttcgttaacgataatacccTTGCTCTGTAGAGGACGAGAGTTTGGCAGCATTACTTTAaaattaaaaacttaaaaaatgtccactgaaaaagacattatattaaaaaaagaaaagtaaaaaaggcaattatttaatgtaaaatggcgaaaatgtttacttaccaAGGTTActattgttaacgaaaatttaATGAAGCACTATCACTGTTACATACAAATATTTAGTAGAACGCACCGCTAAAACgttacaactatcaatgaactatatagaaaaaaactgaaaaaaaaaaccaaaaaaaaaggaaaactcaacaaaaacgcACTAGTAGAAacctccaaaacagcactattacTGTTATATACAAATATTTACTTGAACTTGccactaaaacactgataaaagttgTAAAAATCTGCTATGTCTGTCACTGACTGTGCTCTGCCGCTCtaggctccgcccacttccacccctcccctcagccaatgcagacctccacTCTAACGTGTTCTAGACCAACGGAAAGAACCCGATCTTGGATAAAAGACGACCTTTGGATTCTGTCAGCAGGAGTTAAGTGATAGCATAAATTGCATAAATATGCACGACATTTTTAATTGGCTCGTTATCTATTTGCATTAAAAGTTTTCCGTCTGTATGTTCAAATACCGCACGGTTAGCGTTTAACAgctatgtgaactggagatcttgtcgtaacaacaaaaatatctcatagtagtttaatttcacagctgatatctatccatttaacatgttttcttgattttatatatatatatatatatatatatatatatcatgtgtctgtgtatatataaatttatattttttgtattgatcatttctttcctgctactttttattatgtttgtaaCACACACCAGTTTCCTCCTGGGGTTAATAAAGTATCCTGattctgaaataataaactagcATGTGAATCTATAAACAAACAGCTAAAACAGtagttaatgctaatgctaacgctaattaGGGAtctaagaaaatatcggttctgccatatatcgtgatatttcatttcacaatactgtatcgatatttttaggcatttattcaaatgcagatattgtggaggttcattttggttttttggttttttcttttttgtttatattttatttattattatttaacactcttttattcaataatgttagttcctttgttgggattgaacaaaaataatgttctgatgttagttctgaactaatagaatatgaacgttaacattaacaaaacagaatttcactttgaacacaggaacattttgtgatacagcatcagGTCCTGTTctgatcagataaaaatgtgtttagtatttgtgcagatttctgctgtaattcaattcttaaagtaaataatcatttaaacaaaaacgaaacaaacaaaaaatggcctttttaacagtatcatgatatattgtgatacattgtattataatcctagtattgtgatttgtatcgtatcgccagattcctgCACagtcctaatgctaatgctaatgctaatggttaaTTTGAATGGAAACCATGGTAACAATAGTGTTTAAAGCCCATGCTATAGCAAACATTTAACACAACTTaacactcattttagtttgtACAGACCAATTAGTAAAATACAATTACAGTATCCTTTAAATAATAACAgagtttttctctgtgttttaatgtaaaacagtaaaattacatgtaaatatttacatttacaaactatcctttaacaatcaaatatgaccaacctgaaatatctgaataTGAAATGCAGAAGTCCCAGTCAGATGTGAAcagtcctttcagttcaggttccacattcagaacagttcagtctgcagtgggtcACAGCAGTCAGATACCATCAGAAGAAcagagaaagaatgacaactccaaatgtttctctttgtaaatgtaaataataatggattggatttatatagcgcctttctagacacccaaagcgctttacattattcattcgcgctcacattcacactctggtggtggtaaactacatgtgtatccacagctgccctggggcagactgacagaagcgtggctgccattgtgcgcctacggcccctccgaccacctccaaacattcatacaccagtgtgggtggcactggaggcaaggagcccaaggacacaacggactgactaggacagagcgggattcgaaccgccaacccttcggttattggacgacccgctctaccaactgagccatggccgcccccaaataaatattaacaaataaatattttcatgtatttacactaaaagaataattttgcaaaaaaaatgtgagtaacctgaatatgaacaacctgaaatgtctttagagaagtaagcagaatttgaacaacattctgtctgttattaactgtgtgtttgtagatccactgtggtctgtcagTTCTAACGTACACGTCAAAATGTTAAACTGAAGCACAACAGTGTTCAGATTActctgattttttcagtttgttcatgttattcacatctgttgaaaggagagtttgtagatggaagcctgttcataatgtaaatgtacttttttcgctgtaaaacagACAACAGTTTGGACTTGACCTTATTTCTgtattcttctgttcttatttgactggttcggttcatttcagattaaatttaactgaatgtggaactgaactaacaggagctggacagccctggtttaagggGTCTAAAGGGTCTAAAGGGGTTTAGAGGGTTTGTAACTGTGCTCCAGTTCTTCTTAAACCTTTCCAGTCGGAGCAGTGGGGGGGGTTCTCTGGaatctgtgtcacatgttcaaaCTTGAACGGTGACATTCCTTCAGTCTgagtctgaggctccgcccacaaTCCAACTGTAAGACCTGCTCCGTCTGATCCGGTCCAGGTTCAGGCTTAggctcaggtccaggtccaggtccaggtcaagGTCCAGGATCAGGTTCAGGATCAGGTCCAGGATCAGGTTCAggatcaggtccaggtccaggtgattaaattttggtggtgatcgggggggggggggggggcaaaatcggttttatgttttgttttgttttgtttttttgtttttttgaattgAACAGATATCAACAGTTACAGAAATGTTTTAACGGCTCAGATAACCTGTGAACGTCAGGAATAAATACAAGAACAAACACGCCACTTGGTTTCGTCTTTAGCAGCGTCCTTAGCAACAAGCATAGCAACAGCAGAAAACATTCCACTGTGACAAtttcaaaataacaaacaaaccaaagatcaTTTACAAGAACTGAACGAATATTGTGAAATTTCAACATCTATTTCTCACTAGAATTATCCCCAAAATGCTTTTTTACATCCAAACTATCTTGAAATTCTACATTTTCCACAGAGAATGAAAGGAGTGAGCACCGTGTTTTTATTTGGAGAAGCCGAGCAGTCACGTGACCCGTGtgcaggccaatggaaaagaatgggataaaaaaacatgaacattttacaaGTTTCAGGCCCTAGTTGTGAAACATACATTTCGCTGTGTGGATGAACGTAGCTGCTTCACATTTGGACATGAGCCTGGGCGTGCGGATACGGTTCAAATGTTcttctttgttaccaaaattagtttgttgttgtaaaaaaagtaactttaatgtcatagttgtaagagtgagagagtttatttgtattattcacacaaaaatcaaagttattttttaattttcacagCAAATTATTAAAGGAAACACAAAAATATTGttattacaatattgatgtttctttcaatgaaAGTTCTAATTGCCCCACTGTgacaatgttgctggggttgagggggggctggagatttttcatcctccaaaggggggcccgacacactgtaaaaaaaaatctgtaatttaacagaatttttactgtttattttacagatttttcctgtgtttttaagatacaggaaaatatcaatgaaatgaaaaaacagactgtgattttacatgttaaatgtaaaataacatgaagaaactggaactgtgaataacaaacataaaatttcaaatttttaaaagattttttttccacagaaaaatacagttaaaacacatttgcaaatgtatcgtaattgaTTGAATGTGAAATAATCTCTAAACATAATGTTCAAACTTCATATGATTGTAAATTAACAGTAAATAGTTGGAATTTAAATCCAGAAAACTAGTTTATTaacagttgattgacaggttttGAAAGACAAATCACATGTTTGTATGTGTAGTATATAattttattacatcaaatattgatatacaagtttttaacataaaattatgtgataaacaccaactaataGCAAAACTTTTCTACATTTTAAGCCCTATTAtgtgttttataacaatgtttgtccatatttatagggaactggattgttttaatacatgtaaatattctttattaaacattaaaaagtcaaaaaatatgcaaaatcgcATGTAAAGTTGTAAAGCTAGCAAGaaagtgtattttaattatggaaaattatcatatttttatgagatggttattttctgttattttacagtatttttttggtgcccctgctgccagaataatagttttttttacgttttttttttttttttttttttttttttttttttacagtgtatggtgtTGTGGCGATGCCTTAAATCTAACATGCTATGGCAGTAATCCAGATGATCCGTCCTGTTCACATGAACAGTCAGCTGGtagacacatgaacagtcagctggtagacacatgaacagtcagctggcagacacatgaacaggcagctggtagacacatgaacagtcagctggtagacacatgaacagtcagctgacagacacatgaacagtcagctgacagacacatgaacagtcagctggtagacacatgaacagtcagctgacagacacatgaacagtcagctggcagacacatgaacagtcagcagacagacacatgaacagtcagctggtagacacatgaacagtcagctggtagacacatgaacagtcagctggcagacacatgaacagtcagctggtagacacatgaacagtcagctgacagacacatgaacagtcagctgacagacacatgaacagtcagctggtagacacatgaacagtcagctgacagacacatgaacagtc
The sequence above is a segment of the Sphaeramia orbicularis chromosome 2, fSphaOr1.1, whole genome shotgun sequence genome. Coding sequences within it:
- the LOC115430428 gene encoding ankyrin repeat domain-containing protein SOWAHC-like, whose translation is SGPFSPVDPQKAELRDTFQTVVGSVAFVKTENGIKCVCLTKKGQGDGACSGTGTGDTGVSRHPPRAADGRDVAPPPGEARQVPGSGYGNGGSPRTGPRGSTDGSARHEFVCVGAEVTRTTGEMGNRGSVRREKKESEKEKQEEGGGGGRAADIPQITVIEASPLPEDRTVFNLTHTAHAHGPHGPPGLQVLADTQPCSPQEAPPPDCDEDNKDKGDGRSDSRSLSGSEGSATPKASRRHFLQAMIDSSPQVRRSVAMRGSVYLSSKSDSDSASVASSNPDEDDDPAPVTLDPLEHEWMLCASDGEWASLSRLLAAEPALLLKKDFVTGFTCLHWAAKHGKPKLIALVVNFAKRHGVPISVDVRSNAGYTPLHVAAMHNHTEVVKLLVGAYDANVEIRDYSGKKACQYLSEQAGVDIRDIVGQYELSDAQNTDRQDGGRREAQSADCQDGGRWRFSRVLQSNLKPLRLLNNDGGDEADGEGRQQEKPLRRKSSLSGMKPRLQRLRMRTSQIVHSVTFHDTEELEKCGRGSWRSRPKTHFFG